The DNA region ATATGAATGGCCGTGAAATAGTCCACGTCGTCCAGCGCACCGGCGGCAACCATGGCGCGTGCGCCGCGCGTGCCTTCTTCAGCAGGCTGGAAGATCAGCTTAATGGTGCCGTTGAGCCGGGCTTCATTCTGCTTAAGCACCTGCGCCAGCCCCAGACCAATAGCGGTGTGCCCATCGTGCGCGCAGGCGTGCATCATGCCCGGATTGCAGGAGGCAAACCCGTCGCGAAACGGGCGATGGCTTTCATCCACCGCTTCGCTTAAATCAAGGGCATCCATGTCGACGCGAAACGCCAGGGTTGGCCCAGGGCGGCCGGTATTCAGGGTGGCAACAATGCCGGTAAACCCGCCTTCAAACGGCGCCAGCCATTTCTCAGGCGCACCCTGCGCCCGCGCGCGGGCAAACTCCTGCGCCAGGGTAGCGGCATCGGGCAGCCCCATCCGGCTTTCGGCATCGACAACGTCGCGCCCCATCGCCAGTTCGTAACCCAGCGAGTCCAGGATTTCCGCGACCTTCGCGGCGGTACGAAACTCAACCCAGCCGGATTCCGCAAAATGGTGAAAATCGCGACGCCATGCGCTCAGCTGCGGGGATAACGTCTGGATGTACTGCGCCAGTGTGTCCATATCTGTTCCTGTCATCATTAAAATATGTGAACTGCTTCACGCTGTGATAGTTTTTACTTATCACTAACCGATTTTTCACAGTTTTAACCGTTCAGGAATTACCCTCGCACATCCCTTTCCAGTAAAGTAGATGACAGTTTCTTTACTCTGATAAACAACGGTTATCGGTCGGTCTATGTCATTCCAGGTTAAATTCCATCATCTCCGGGCGTTTGTTGAGGTTGCGCGTCAGGGCAGCATTCGCGGCGCCAGCAGGACGCTGAATCTTTCGCAACCGGCGCTGACCAAATCCATCAAAGAGCTGGAGGAGGGGATGGCGGCGCAGCTTTTCGTGCGCAGGAGTAAGGGCGTCGCGTTGACCGAATGCGGTGAGGGTTTTTACCAGCGCGCCAGGTTGATTCTGGAGGAGCTGCGCGCGGCGCAGGATGACATCCGTCAGCGGCAGGGGGAACTTGCAGGACAGATCAACATCGGGATGGGGGCCAGCGTGTCACGCACGCTTATGCCTGCCGTCATCACCCGCTTTCATGCGCAGCATCCGCAGGTCAAGGTGCGGATTATGGAAGGGCAGCTGGTGTCGATGATCAATGAATTACGCCAGGGCGAACTGGACTTTACCATCAACACCTATTATCAGGGGCCTTACGACCACGAATTTACGTTTGAAAAACTCTTCGAAAAGCCGTTTGCGGTATTTTGCCGGGAAGGGCATCCGGCGACGGGAGCAACGTCTATTAATGAACTTTTGCATTATAACTGGACAATGCCGACGCCGCGGGGAAGTTATTATAAGCAATTAGAAGAGGTATTTAACCATCGTTCGCAAATACCGCGAATTGGTGTGGTTTGTGAAACGTTTTCATCCTGCATTAGCCTGGTCGCGCAAAGTGATTTTTTAAGCATATTGCCGCAGGAGCTAGGCTGTGACCCGCTGCTGGCGCACCGCCTGGTCATGCTGCCGGTGGTCGAATCGCTCCCTAAAGCAACCTATTATTTAATTCAGCGTCGTGATTCACGTCAGACTCCGCTCGCTGAATCATTAATTACGCAATTCAGAAGGGAAGCGAGAAAAATAGTCGTTGCGTGAAATATATTATGCAATGCATATTAAAAAAACAGGATCTGCCCGACATCAGACAGACCCTATAGTACACACAGCAGTGCGTCCTTTCGCCAATCCTGAGTATTATATCCATGAGGCAGGTATATTTAGGTATAACACCTTCCCCGAAAAATGAAAGGGTATTGAGTGGTTGATTTTACGAAAATTTAACGCAAATCACCTATTTCATCTTTACTGAAGTTTTAGTTAAGTTTTATTTAAGTAAGTTTTATAAATACTATATATATTCATCAGGTTAATATTTATACCGCACGACGGCCTATAACGATGATTGAGGCCAGCCTCAGGCGCAGGTATAGTACCGTTGACCTGCCCCCACGATTAGATACAACACTCAGTTAGTAACGTCGGAATCTTCATTCTCAGAATGACCCTTTCTCCAGCCCGCTGCAAATTCAGACGGTGTCTGATAATTCAGCGTGGAGTGCGGGCGGCATTCGTTATAATCCTGCCGCCAGTCATTAATAATTTTCCTGGCATGAACGATATCGCTGAACCAGTGCTCATTCAAACATTCATCGCGAAATCGTCCGTTAAAGCTCTCAATAAATCCGTTCTGCGTTGGCTTGCCCGGCTGGATTAAGCGCAACTCAACACCATGCTCAAAGGCCCATTGATCCAGTGCACGGCAAGTGAACTCCGGCCCCTGGTCAGTTCTTATCGTCGCCGGATAGCCTCGAAACAGTGCAATGCTGTCCAGAATACGCGTGACCTGAACGCCTGAAATCCCAAAGGCAACAGTGACCGTCAGGCATTCCTTTGTGAAATCATCGACGCAGGTAAGACACTTGATCCTGCGACCGGTGGAAAGTGCGTCCATGACGAAATCCATCGACCAGGTCAGATTGGGCGCCGCCGGACGGAGCAGCGGCAGACGTTCTGTTGCCAGCCCTTTACGACGTCTTCTGCGTTTTACGCCCAGGCCACTGAGGTGATAAAGCCGGTACACGCGCTTATGATTAACATGAAGCCCTTCACGGCGCAGCAACTGCCAAATACGACGGTAGCCAAAACGCCTGCGCTCCAGTGCCAGCTCAGTGATGCGCCCTGATAAATGCGCATCAGCAGCCGGACGGTGAGCCTCATAGCGGCAGGTCGACAGGGATAAACCTGTAAGCCTGCAGGCACGACGTTGCGACAGACCGGTCGCATCACACATCAACATCACGGCTTCCCGCTTCTGGTCTGTCGTCAGTACTTTCGCCCAAGAGCCACCTGAAGCGCCTCTTTATCCAGCATGGCTTCGGCAAGCAGCTTCTTGAGTCTGGTGTTCTCTTCCTCAAGCGACTTCAGGCGCTTAACTTCAGGCACCTCCATACCGCCATACTTCTTACGCCAGGTGTAAAACGTGGCATCGGAAATGGCATGCTTGCGGCAGAGTTCACGGGCGGGTACCCCAGCTTCGGCTTCGCGGAGAATACTGATGATCTGTTCGTCGGAAAAACGCTTCTTCATGGGGATGTCCTCATGTGGCTTATGAAGACATTACTAACATCGGGGTGTACTAATCAACGGGGAGCAGGTCATGGCAAATATATCCCTATGGCTTAAACAGGTGAGGCGTTTAACCGCTTATCAGTGGGGTATAATTGTATCGTTGGTTATCACTGCTTTAGCCTATTATACTATACAGTATATTCATTATCATAGTCTTTTCCCTGCTCCTCAAGGCAACCCTGCTGATTGGTTTGTAATTAGTAATCCAAATAAGCCAAGAGAAGCATTGTTTGATTATTTTACGGCTTTTCTTAATTCTAATTTTGACTCATTCATTAAGCCATATGGTCATACTTTATTTATTGACAGTACGCTTCGGGTTTCGGTGATTACTATCACCCTATCTACCATTTTCATGCTGTTACCCGTCGTGCTTATTTTTAATAATAACAGCGATGGAGTCGTGCGAGTTTTCTTGATTCAGATGTTTTTATCGTTAATTATCTTTCTCGTTTTCTATTTCTTGGTTTTATATAAAATGCATATGCGAACAGGATACATGGGGGCTATGCAAGCACGATATTTTTATGGTTACTTACCATTATTCGCTTTAGGTATCGCCAATTTGCTAGATAAACTAAAAGCAAATAAAATACGTAATGTGATGATGTTGCTTATGTCAGCGTCTTTGATATTAAGCGCTTATCCTGCATGGGCTCCATCCATATTTAAAACGTTGGGAATACAGGATGTAGGGCAATATACGGGTAACAAGACCTATGCGCCATTGGTTGATGGGCGTGTGTTTGAACAAACTTTCACTGCTGAAGGCACAAAGTTACAATCTATGAAATTGCTGTTGGCAACCTATGCCCGAGTTAATACTGCTATAGTTAAAGTAAACATTCTGTCTATGGATGAAAAAACATTGTTTCAAACATATATATCATCTAAAGATATACGGGATAATTCATGGCACAATATATCAACAAACTTGAAAGGATTAGTTAAAGGGCGAATGTATATTATCAGACTTACTTCTCCTGGGGCGAGTGGTGATAATGCAATCACCTGGATTGCTTCAACTGGTACAACGGAAGATCCACATTTTGCGAACACAAAGTTTGGTCCACCTGTCATTGATGATGGATATCGCGGTGGAGAGGCTATTGTTGACAATATTCCTCATCCTAAAGAAAACTTTGCTTTTCAACTTTATTTCTAGAGAAATACCCTCACTCTCGCCCAGGTAAAGTGAGGGTAGATCTCAAGGCTCATTTTTGTTCTTTTCTTGTTAACTGGTACGGCATATCTAAGTACCAGTTTTTGTTCTCTCCTTTTAGAGGTAGACCCAAGTCATCACTATCAAAAAGGCGTCACCAGGTTGAGTGCTTTCGATTTAGGTATCAGTATCTTCTTTGCAATTTTTGGACCCTCGATTCTTGGGAACCTCCCTGGTGGGTCCATTCAGGGGGGCGGAAGTGGTAGTTTAACTGCTATCCATTGGGTGTTCACGCTGAGCCAGAATATGCACAGTTCTCCTATTCTTTTCTCGGTAACAATTATTGATATCACTTAACAGTGAGTAGATCAGCAAATCGTGTTGTGTATCGAGGTGAGAGCATTTCCCGTTTCATCTGCCATTTTTGCTGAATACCCTGTCCCGCAAAGTAAAGTGTTCCACGACCTTTTTCTGTATTGAGGTGATCTAATACATCCATTAACTTTTGGCTATTTTTTCTGGGTGTATTTTCGTCAAACAGACTAAGTTGTGCGACGCCATGGCTAAAAAAATCTCCCAGCATCACTCCGGCTTTCTGGTATCGACATCCACTTTTCCAAATTATATCTAAACAGCGTGTCGCAGCAGCAATAATATCTCTGCTGTCCTGAGTTGGTGTGAGAAGTTTCATTGAGGCACTATTACCGTAATAGGTCTCATTGACCGCGAAGGGAGACGTTTTCACAAATGCCGAGATAAATTGACAATATTGATGTTCATGACGAAGTTTTTCTGCTGCCCGGGCGGCATAGCTACAAATGGCCTGGCGCATATCTTCGTATTCCGTAATGCGATCGCCGAAAGAGCGAGAGCAGACGATTTCCTTCTTTACCGGTGCAAACTCTTCCAGCTCAAGACACGGTTCACCCCGTAATTCACGGACCGTTCTTTCCAGCACGACATTGAAGTGTTTTTTGATGAACCGGATATCGGTATCTGCCAATTGCAACACCGTTTTGATCCCCATCATTTCAAGATTCTTCGTGATGCGTCGGCCTACCCCCCAAACATCATCCACGGGTAGAGCCGCCATCAATTTCCTCTGGCGCTCGACATTTGATAAATCAACCACTCCCCCTGTCTGCTGTTGCCATCGTTTGGCCGCATGATTCGCTAGTTTAGCCAGTGTTTTTGTCGGGGCGATGCCGACCCCCACGGTCAGATGCGTTCGCTGTAGAACGGTATTCCTGAGCTCATGGCCAAATTCGCTCAGATCCCGGCAGTTATGCACTCCAGTAAGATCACAGAAGATCTCATCAATGGAATATATTTCGCTGTGAGGAGACATCTCTTCAAGGGTTGTCATCACCCGGTTGGACATATCCGCGTACAGTTCATAGTTACTACTGAAGCACACTACACCATGCTGTCTGAAGAGAGCTTTTTGTTTGAAGTAGGGTTCACCCATTTTCACAAAGGTTTTTGCTTCAGCTGAACGGGAGATGACGCAACCATCGTTATTCGACAAAACTACGACGGGGCGCCCCTTTAGGTCAGGGCGAAAAACGGTTTCGCAGGAAGCATAGAACGCGTTCACATCACAGAGAGCAAACATGGTCAACTCGCAGATTTCACGATATAGGTCACCACGCCGAAAATATCCAGATTGTCTTCGCTGCCGATTATAATAGGCTTGTACAAGGCATTCTCAGGTTTGAGCATGACGAAAGGGTGCAGTTGCAGACGCTTCACCGTGAATTCACCGTCGACAGCAGCAATAACAATGCTGCCATGTTCAGCCTTGCGGGAACTATCCACGACCAGTAGATCACCCTCGTCGATTCCGGCATCAATCATTGAATCACCGCTGGATTTCACAAAATAGGTCGCGCTGGGGTGTGGAATCATCAGTTCATTCAGATCGATACGACGCTCAACGTAGTCCTGCGCAGGGCTGGGAAAGCCGCAGGGAACAAGATCATTGAACATGGGGAGTGCCACAATCTGGCGTAGTTCGGTTGGTATGAAAAACTGCATGACGATCACCGTTGATATTTACTGTGTTTATATACAGTATTGTATATCAATGATGAAGATCAAGAGGCACTGTAGCGGGTCTGACGGCGCTCTCAGTGTTATTCCTTTTGAATCAACTAGGTTGCCGCAGCCGACAATACGCCGATCTGCAGCATTTCGCCCATACCCCAGGTACGGGCAGTGAAAGATTACTTCTTCTTATCCATCATCGCCTTTAAATCGGCAAACGGGTTAAACGTGGCGACGCCCATGTCTTTTTGCGCATCTTCCCCGGCCACCACGGTGGTGCCGTATTGATCCGCCTCGGTGTATTTCGAATGTTCGTGATCGTGGCAGAACAGACACAACAGCTCCCAGTTGCTGCCATCTTCCGGATTGTTGGTATGGTCGTGATCGATATGGTGAACCGTAAGTTCGCGCAGGTTGGAATAGACAAACTCGCGCGAGCAGCGCCCACACACCCATGGATAGATTTTTAACGCTTTTTCGCGATAGCCGCTTTCCAGCCGCGCGTAGTTTTTAGGGATCAAAGCCATTGCCGAGTTTACCTGTGATAAAAAATAATGCGTCAATATATCCCATCAGACACGGTAAATGTATATGCCATTCCGCCGTTAGAGGGTGAATGTGCCTTCAAGCGTCATTACGCAGTTTCCGCCAACGCGAACCACCGCCTTTCCTGAGGTGGCATCGTATCCTGCGAACAGTACGCTTGCCCGTCCCATATCGACCCCCTGACTGATTGTCAGATCAAGCGTCGTTTTATTGCGGTGCAATGCCAGCAGCGCCGTCGCAGCCGCGGTTGCGCTGCCGGTTGCAGGGTCTTCCGTCATGCGAGGAGTAAACATGCGCGCTTGTACATCGCAGGGAGCACCGGAATCGGTATCCAGGGTATAGGCATAGAGGGAAACGGCGCCATCCAGCGGTAACGTTGCGCGAAAGCCCTGTAAATTCGGTACGCATCGACGGAGCGCTTCCCGGGAAGCCAGCTCGGCTATCAGGAAGGGCAGACCCACCGACGCGACCACAGGCATATGTACCTCGGTACGAATATCGTCCGCGCTGAGGGATAAGCAGGCAGCTACCATTTCCGGGCTGACCTCAGAGCGACAGGAGAGTGCTTCAGGTACGCGGAGTTCTGCGCCAGTTACCGTCTCGTTGTCACGCAGCAGGCGCACGGGTACCAGGCCGGCGATTTCCTCGAAGAGCAGCGTATCGGGCAGGTGCTGATGATTCATCGCAGCGTGATGGGCCAGCACGTACGCGGTCCCTACATTGGGATGGCCGGCGAAGGGGATCTCGCGCGAGGGGGTAAAAATTCGGACGCGCGCCGTGTTGGCGGGATTCTCTGGCGGCAATACAAACGTCGTTTCGCTGTAACCAAACTCAACGGCGACCTGCTGCATCTGTTCTTTAGTCATGCCCTCTGCATCCAGTACGACGGCGACAGGGTTACCCAGAAACGGCGTATCGGTAAATACATCGGCAACAACATAGCGTCTTTTCATTTTTTGTCCGGTGTGAAAGGTCCTGATCTATAGTGGTAACGTTAAATCCAACGGGTAATCAATAAGTTTTTGCCTGACGGGCCTGAAAAAATTTCAATCAATTTATTTGAATCATTCCGTTAAAGAAACGCCATTTATTCTCCGCCGGTAATGCGTAGAGTAAGTCGTACGCAATGCACTATCAGGATATAGGGTTATGAAAAAGATCGGGTTTTTATCCTTTGGTCACTGGACGCCGTCACCGCAGTCCGGCACGCGCTCGGCGGCAGATACGCTGCTGCAGTCCATCGATTTAGCCGTGGCGGCTGAAGAGCTGGGGGCCGACGGCGCCTATTTCCGCGTGCACCACTTTGCCCGACAGCTTAGCTCGCCGTTTCCTCTGCTGGCCGCCGTCGGGGCAAAAACGAAAACCATTGAAATCGGTACGGGCGTGATTGATATGCGCTATGAAAATCCGATGTACATGGCCGAGGATGCGGGCGCGGCGGATCTGATTTCCGGCGGTCGCCTGCAGCTTGGCATCAGCCGGGGCTCTCCGGAGCAGGTCATTGATGGCTGGCGGCATTTCGGCTATGTCCCGCAGGAAGGCGAAACCGAATCGGATATGGCGCGCCGCCATACCGAGGTGCTGCTTGAGGTGCTGCGCGGAGAAGGATTTGCAAAGCCGAACCCGCAGCCGATGTTCCCGAATCCGCCGGGGCTGCTGCGCCTGGAGCCTTATTCCGAAGGGCTGCGCGAGCGTATCTGGTGGGGCGCGGGTTCCAATGCGACGGCCGTATGGGCCGCAACGCTGGGAATGAACCTGCAAAGCTCAACCCTGAAAGACGATGAAACCGGTGAGCCGTTCCATATTCAGCAGGCAAAACAGATCCGTGCCTACCGTCAGGCCTGGAAAGAGGCCGGGCATACGCGTCAGCCGCGCGTCTCGGTCAGCCGCAGTATTTTTGCCCTGATGGACGACCGCGACCGGATGTACTTTGGTGCCAGCCGCAACGACAGCGACAGCGTGGGTTATCTTGATGAGAAAACGCGCGCGATCTTTGGCCGCAGCTATGCCGCGGAGCCGGACAAGCTGATTGAACAGCTGAAAAAGGACGAGGCAATTGCCGAAGCGGATACGTTACTGCTGACCGTGCCGAACCAGCTGGGTGTGGATTACAATGCGCACGTGATTGAGTCTATTCTCAAACATGTCGCGCCGGCCATGGGCTGGCGCGAGTAGTCGACACGCGGTGGTAAGCACCGTCGCCGCGCGCTTATCGCGAAGACAGGAGGGCAATAAACGCCTCCTGTCAGCGCTATCGATGGCTCATATCGCTCAGCAGCACGGCGATGCTTTGCCCGCCCGCCGTCTGTTCCAGACCAATCTTGACGATGATGGTCAGCGGGACGGAGAGCAGCATCCCAACGGGGCCAAGCAGCCAGCCCCAGAAAATCAGGGACAAAAAGACCACCAGCGTCGAGAGTCCCAGCCCACGTCCCATCATGCGTGGTTCGAGAATGTTACCGAACACCAGATTGATGACCAGATATCCGGCCAGCAGGATCAGCGCGTCGTAAAGCCCGCTGAAAACCAGTACCTGAAGGATAGGGGGGATCGCCGCCAGCACGGAGCCGATGTTAGGGATGTAGTTAAGCGCAAACGCCAGCAACCCCCAGACAAACGCAAAGCGCACGTCCAGCGCCAGAAGCATCATCCAGACAACACCGCCCGTGACCAGGCTAATAGCCGTTTTTAGCACAAGGTAGCGGGAGACGCTGTCCAGCGCCCGTTGAATCGCCCCCATCCCCTCAACCGGCCGGACCATTATCTGCTGCAGTTTTGCCGGCAGCTGCGGCACTTCCAGCAGCATGAACACCACCGTTAAAAACAGCAGGAAAATGGAGGTCATGGCATTGGAAAGCTGCGCCAGCAGGCTGGTGACGATCGTCATGGCCGCGTTAGGGTCGATATATTTCAGCAGCTCCTCAACCGAAACCTCAATACCCGCGCGCTGCAGCCAGGGTTCCAGCTGCAGCAGCGGAATGGCCAGCGAAGAGCGGTATTTCGGCAGCGTGCGCGCCAGCTCATTGAGCGAGGTCCCCAGATACGCCACCAGCAGCACCATCGCCACGATGATGATGCTGATAAGCATCGCGATCGCCAACACGCGCGGGATGCGTAGCCGCGTCATGCGCTGTACCAGCGGGTTAAGGATCACCGCAATAAACAGGGCCAGAATAAACGGCACGATAATGTCGGCGGCAAACCGCACGCCCGTCAGTATGATCACCAGCATGCCCAGCATGATGACAATTTTTAACCCGTTCAGGGTAATAATGGGTTTAGCCATGGTGACTCCGAAATACGCTTTTTATTTATAGTAAATGAGAAAAGCGTTGCAATAAACTAACCAAAATCAAACGGGATGGGTAAAGAATTGCAAAGACTTTGAGTAAAATCCTAGCTTATGGTACAAATCTGGTGTGTTTAACTACCGAGGACAATTTTCATCCGCAAAGACGAGAAGCAACAACGCGGATAATTGTAATTTTATGGACAATATGTTCAGGACGTACTCTTCAAACGATACCGCAGTATACTCCACCTCTTTCTGCCTGCTTTCTGGTGAGCAACACTGGCGCACCGCACTATAGTTATCTCTTCTGCCTGAGCTGGCGCTAAGCGCTTAGCTGTTTGATTTCAATTCGTATTTTTGGGTTTGCTGCATGCAGTGAGCCACAATGGATTATATTCTCAAGCAGGAGAAAAACATGTTTTACTGGATCCTATTAGCGCTGGCTATTATCGCTGAAATAACCGGCACGCTTTCTATGAAATGGGCAAGCATCAGCGATGGCAACACCGGTTTTATTTTGATGCTGGTGATGATTTCACTTTCTTATATTTTCCTCTCGTTTGCGGTGAAAAAAATTGCGCTGGGCGTCGCGTATGCCCTGTGGGAAGGGATCGGTATTTTGTTGATTACGCTGTTCAGCGTGCTGATATTTGACGAAACATTAACAACAATGAAGATCGCCGGATTAACGACGCTGGTCGCGGGTATTGTGCTGATTAAGTCCGGTACCCGTAAACCGGGTAAACAGCCGAAGGAGCAGAACCATGCAGCAGTTTGAGTGGGTTCATGCGGCCTGGCTGGGGCTCGCCATCGTGCTGGAAATTCTGGCAAACGTTCTGCTGAAATTCTCCGACGGTTTTCGCCGTAAACTGTACGGCCTGATGTCGATTGCCGCGGTTCTGGGGGCGTTCAGCGCCCTGTCGCAGGCGGTAAAAGGGATCGATCTTTCGGTCGCCTATGCGCTGTGGGGCGGTTTTGGTATCGCCGCCACGCTGGCCGCTGGCTGGGTGCTCTTCGGCCAGCGTTTAAATAACAAGGGCTGGATCGGGCTGGTACTGCTGCTTGCCGGTATGATTATGATAAAACTTGCCTGACGCGACTAAAGCCATCCTTTACGGGCAGCGAAATTCGCTGCCTGTATTACGCTTAGAAAAAGAGAGCATTGAAGAGGATGGCTGATGTATCGCACATTAAGCTGGCGCAATATTCCCAACGCGAGAACGTTGTTTGCCATGGTCTTCATGGCGGGGATCGGCTTAATCATCTCCATCGTCGCACTGCTCTATCTTTCCCTGCATCTTATCAGCACCAAAACCAATGAAATTGATGAGCACCGCACGGCGCTTTCCGTGCAGGGCGCTATTCAGACATCGGTTAACCGCGTCTCATCTCTGGTACTTGATAACGCCGTCTGGGACGACGCGGTGCGTGAGGTCTATCGTCCCACGCTGGATACCGACTGGTTGTACAGCACCTGGGGTGCCGGCTTTAAAATCAATAATCTCTATGACGGCACCTTCGTGCTGGATGAACATTTCAACGTTATCTGGGGTTCGTTTCAAAGCCGACCCTTTAACGAAAAAAATCTCGACTTCTTTGGCAAAGGCCTCAAAGCGCTTATCGCCGAGCACGGGCGAGCGCTGGCGGGTGAAAAAAATATCTATGCGGGGATCAGCCGGACGCGAAGCGGCATCGCCTTTGTCGGCATTGGGCTGATTCGCCCCATGATGGGCAGGTTACAGGTCAGCGACGGAACGCGGCGCTATCTGGTGATCACCCGCCATCTGAACGCCAGAATCTTATCCGACCTGGGGGCGACCTTTCAGATCGATAACCTTCACTTTACGCCGGAAAAAATTAACGCGCTGAGTATGCCGCTGCGCAGTTCGGCAGGGGAGCTGCTGGGCTATCTTAACTGGCAGGCCCGGCTTCCGGGGGCGCAGGCTGCCCGGGCGGCCTCCTCTGATATCAGGCAGATTGTGGTGCTGGCCTCGGGGCTCATCCTGCTTTTTATTCTGGTGAGCAGCGTGGGGCTGTACAAGCTTGCGCGCGGCGAAAGTCAGGCGCGTCTGGTCGCAAGAACCGACTGGCTGAGCCATCTGCCGAACCGACGCGCGCTTATCGAGACGCTCGATCGGGTGCGTTTGCGCGGCGATACCGACGTCAAAAGCGTGGTGTTTATCGATCTGGACGGTTTTAAAGATGTGAATGACATCTACGGCCACAGCGTGGGCGATGACCTCATCGTGGCGATAGCGAAAACGCTCAATGAACGCGTGCCGCCGGGCGGGATGCTGGCGCGCATGGGCGGGGATGAGTTCGCCATGACCATCGGCGGTGATGATGCAGAGGCTCAGGCAACCGCTTTTGCCGTTTCCGTACTGGATTATCTCGCCACCCCGGTTCAGCTGGGGGAACGGACAATCCATATCGGTGCCAGCATCGGTATCGCCAGCGGAACGCTGACGGAATGCAGCAGTTCCGAACTGTTTCGCCGCGCCGATATAGCCATGTATCACGCAAAAATGAGCGGGAAAGGGCGCATCACCCACTACGACGCGGAGCTAAACAGCGCCCGGGAACGCAAGCTGGCGATTGAAAACCAGATCCGCAGCGGTCTGGAACGCGATGAGTTTGAGGTCTGGTATCAGCCGATTATTGATGCCCGCAGTCAGGCCATGAGCAGCGTCGAAGCGCTGGTCCGCTGGCCGCGTCGCCCGGGCGGGCCGCTTGGCCCGGACACCTTTATCGCCATTGCGGAGACCAGCGGCCTGATTTACAGCCTGGGTCAGTTTGTGCTGCAGCGGGCCTGCCAGGATCTCCAGCCGTACGGTGAATTAAAGCTCTCCGTGAATATCTCCCCCGCGCAGTTCCGCGATCCTGCCTTCGAAGAAAAAGTGGCCAGCGTGCTGGAGATCACCCGCTTTCCGGCCCACCGCCTGCAGCTTGAGGTCACGGAGTCGTATGTGCTGGAAAATCCGGAGCGTGCCCGCATGGCGATTGCCAATCTTAAAGCGCTGGGCACCGCGGTGGCGCTGGACGACTTTGGCACCGGCTATTCCAGCATTGGCTATTTACGGCGCTTTAACTTCGACACCATCAAGATCGATAAATCCCTGGCCGGGCTGGTGGACAACGATGAACAGGCGGCCGCGCTGGTGAGCGGCACGGTGCGGATTGCCAACGCGCTTGGGATGTCGGTGGTTGCAGAAGGGGTGGAGAACGAGAAGCAAATGAAACTGCTGCGGCTGGCTGGCTGCGATCAACTGCAGGGTTTTTGGTTCAGCCAGCCGATGCCGATAGAGTCAATCAGAGCGTTACGGAAGGTCAAACGCTGCTGATTTACTGCTTCGCAAGCGCCTCCAGCTGGTCGCGGAAGCCGGTAACGGACAGGGCCCGGTTA from Enterobacter chengduensis includes:
- a CDS encoding AI-2E family transporter gives rise to the protein MAKPIITLNGLKIVIMLGMLVIILTGVRFAADIIVPFILALFIAVILNPLVQRMTRLRIPRVLAIAMLISIIIVAMVLLVAYLGTSLNELARTLPKYRSSLAIPLLQLEPWLQRAGIEVSVEELLKYIDPNAAMTIVTSLLAQLSNAMTSIFLLFLTVVFMLLEVPQLPAKLQQIMVRPVEGMGAIQRALDSVSRYLVLKTAISLVTGGVVWMMLLALDVRFAFVWGLLAFALNYIPNIGSVLAAIPPILQVLVFSGLYDALILLAGYLVINLVFGNILEPRMMGRGLGLSTLVVFLSLIFWGWLLGPVGMLLSVPLTIIVKIGLEQTAGGQSIAVLLSDMSHR
- the mdtJ gene encoding multidrug/spermidine efflux SMR transporter subunit MdtJ; the protein is MFYWILLALAIIAEITGTLSMKWASISDGNTGFILMLVMISLSYIFLSFAVKKIALGVAYALWEGIGILLITLFSVLIFDETLTTMKIAGLTTLVAGIVLIKSGTRKPGKQPKEQNHAAV
- the mdtI gene encoding multidrug/spermidine efflux SMR transporter subunit MdtI produces the protein MQQFEWVHAAWLGLAIVLEILANVLLKFSDGFRRKLYGLMSIAAVLGAFSALSQAVKGIDLSVAYALWGGFGIAATLAAGWVLFGQRLNNKGWIGLVLLLAGMIMIKLA
- a CDS encoding bifunctional diguanylate cyclase/phosphodiesterase, whose translation is MYRTLSWRNIPNARTLFAMVFMAGIGLIISIVALLYLSLHLISTKTNEIDEHRTALSVQGAIQTSVNRVSSLVLDNAVWDDAVREVYRPTLDTDWLYSTWGAGFKINNLYDGTFVLDEHFNVIWGSFQSRPFNEKNLDFFGKGLKALIAEHGRALAGEKNIYAGISRTRSGIAFVGIGLIRPMMGRLQVSDGTRRYLVITRHLNARILSDLGATFQIDNLHFTPEKINALSMPLRSSAGELLGYLNWQARLPGAQAARAASSDIRQIVVLASGLILLFILVSSVGLYKLARGESQARLVARTDWLSHLPNRRALIETLDRVRLRGDTDVKSVVFIDLDGFKDVNDIYGHSVGDDLIVAIAKTLNERVPPGGMLARMGGDEFAMTIGGDDAEAQATAFAVSVLDYLATPVQLGERTIHIGASIGIASGTLTECSSSELFRRADIAMYHAKMSGKGRITHYDAELNSARERKLAIENQIRSGLERDEFEVWYQPIIDARSQAMSSVEALVRWPRRPGGPLGPDTFIAIAETSGLIYSLGQFVLQRACQDLQPYGELKLSVNISPAQFRDPAFEEKVASVLEITRFPAHRLQLEVTESYVLENPERARMAIANLKALGTAVALDDFGTGYSSIGYLRRFNFDTIKIDKSLAGLVDNDEQAAALVSGTVRIANALGMSVVAEGVENEKQMKLLRLAGCDQLQGFWFSQPMPIESIRALRKVKRC